Within the Setaria viridis chromosome 3, Setaria_viridis_v4.0, whole genome shotgun sequence genome, the region GGCACCGACCGTACGTCGTGCAGATGCTAACCCCCGCGACTCCAGGTGTTCGCACCTCCTCTAGATCCAATTCAAATCATAACTCTGATACCATTTGTTAGAGTATGCAGCGGAATCTGACCCGGCCCGCTATACCCACGAGCCGGCATCCCAACAGGCTCAGGTCCACCGGAGTCCACAACAACAAGATCTTGAGCCTAACTCATCCCAAAAGACTAGCTTGATGGGTGAGGGCTGCCCCCACCTATATATTATGCTCCCCTACCATCAATTTTCGATGTAGGACTAAACCTAACAATCTTCCCTATCACACATCGAGTCCAACTCTTCCATCACATACCTGCACCAGGTTGCTGCTGCAGCATACCTGCAAGATTTGAGTGACAATGATGCTTAGGAGCCTAGCCATGACCAGTAACTAAAAGCTGCCATGCTCGAATATGATGTTTTATCCATAGCGGCCATTTTTAAAGGCTACTCGATCAGAAATGACACAAGTCAGGTGAATAATCTATTATCTTAGTACAATAGTGTTAAAAAGAAGCCACCATGTTCACCGATAGGATCTAGAAATTCCCACGTTAATcagaaaaggagaagaatatGCACCGTCGGATTTTATGATGATTTGACGGTGTGTAAACTAATCTAAAGAGTCTATATCAAAAAGACtagcaaatatatataaaataataaaaatattaaggTCATATAAATAGAATGGGACTTTTATTAGTTAAGAAAGTTTGTGTAGGTGCAAGTATACTTTATCTAAAGAAAATAATATAGGTATAGAATACAACTTTGATTTAAGAAAATTTGTATGCGTGTGTCCACATTatctaaaaatatgaaacatgtCCAACTCCAATTTTATCCACTGTCACATATTGATGAATCGACGGGTCATAAACAGTACGACCGTGGTCATGCAGGTTATCAGGATCGCGGTACCCGATCGTAGGATCACACGATCCCATGATACTTCCTGCGCTCAGCGATACGGATAGGAGTCAGAATCGTTTTCGGGTGGGACCAATTTAGGATTGCGCTACGGGTCGTGGAGTCACTAGAATCGTGACACAACGCCGAAGCAATGGCACTGGCAGTCAGCCGGCTCTGATGCTGCGATGTCCTCTACTCGGGCGAGCAGGAAAACATCGCGACCTTTCTTCTCCAATGTGAGATGGCCTTGCGACCACGACCTCGGCTCCTGTGGCAACCAGGCTGTGCCACGACCGTGATCTTGCGAACAGCGTGACGATTGACGACCTTATTACTTGAGTCCCCTGACAAGCAATGTTGTGCCGTGACCTCATCTCCTCCAGCAAGCAGCGGGACTCGCAGACGCGATCTTGCCTCCAGCGAGCGGCACGGCGTCCACAGCTCATCTAAGATCCAAGGAGCAGCGGAGCAATCTTGCTCACCAGCGTGATGCGCGGACGAGCGATCCTTTCATGGAtagagaaaagaagaagaaatgtgCGGTTCCCGGTGGTTCTGGACTTAGGTGAAATGACAAGAATGAGAAGTCAAAAAAGAGTAAAAAAGAAAGTACACAACacctttcaaaagaaaaggagtacACAGTGAACCTTCAAAAATTTTTCCATGCTAAAGCACGATTTTAAGAAGATGTAACGGTTCAAACTAACTCAAAACCTAAAAGTCAATGTCCAATATAACGGAAGGTTTATATTAAAAGAAAGAATGTCCAATGAAAGGTTTGTATTAAAAAGAGCCCGTATGATGTTCCTTAACGTTCTCTCCCTCTCGACGTAAAAGAATATATACCCGACcaaatttcctaaaaaaaataaCTGCCCAATCTTTTGCGGGTAGTAGGTAAAATATCTGAATAAATCCCTGCCCTCTATGCAGTAGAGGTTGGTTCGTTAGAACTTTATAGGGCGTGCAGCATCTCCAAGGAAAAGATATTGATGCTTGCCTACAACGGTAGTGCAAGCAGAAAACAGCTGCAACGGTGGTCAAGCTCGCAAGCTAGTGAGTTTGCCAATAACATGTATTTCACTATTTCCATTACCATATACACAGAAAAAAGGCATGCCATGCAGAGCCGGTGCCTGCAAACCTGTGGCCAAGTAGTCCATCGACCTTGGAAAGGCCATTGTCTTACTGAATGGATGGAGAGGATCTGCAACCTCGCGCTCTACGTCATATGCTGCTAGATTCCAATACAAGATTATGGATTGAACGATAAGGCTAGAATCCAATTTAAGATTACCGATGCttgccttcttttcttttcttttttctagaaACACCCTGGTCATTGACGGCTTAGTAAGGAGAAAGCAAATGATCATAGTCTTGCTAATACTTAGGGATAGTGTGACAACGGGAGATAGAGAGCGTATCGGTTGGATCCAACAATAGCGTAGTTGATCCGGCGATGGAGCAACTTGAGGCGGTAGCATTAGCCACAAGGTGGCGATTCGAAGGTTGGATAGGAGCATGGAGGGCAGCGGGAGCAAGAGAGCTGATGTCTTGCACGTACAAGCGAGAAAAGATATGGAAGTCAATGGTGTCGTGAAGATGAGAAACCGGAGAGGTAATGTGTAACCATATCCACATGCATGGATGCCTAGATGAGACAGATAGATAGAGCTAATAGATGCCTGTCTGGTAGCAACAATAGAAATTCCACGAACAAGGAGAAACAAGCAAAGAGAAATATGTGGAAGCGAAGGGATGGTCACCACCATGGAACAATATAAATTCTAGGATATTCTTTGACATTATTCGAGCCAAGCAACATGTTATCAGGTGATTGCAGGATAAAGTAGCACCCGACCTTCATGCACAACACATCAGGAAGATTGAATGGTCACCAATGGCAACACAAAGTGGAACATCCATTCACacatcatgaagaagaagacacaacAATTGCATGGTGCGACCATTATGGAGCTGTAATGCGTTCGAACTAAATGACAAATGACAGTGGGGTAGTGCATAATTTAGATGGAGCATGATGGCGACAAAGAAAAGCATTGGGATGGCCATGAAGAAACACAACTTAACACATACATGAATAATTCGGATCAAAGGAAattaaaagagaagaaaaagttAGCATAGGTCACATTCCAAGTGAGTTGTCCATGAAGAAGCTAGCGTAATCAGATATAATATGTGAAGAACACGTGCGCAAGCAAAAGATATAATAGAAGAGAGGTAGCGCTATGAGCCCATTTGGGAGGGGTTTTCCCATGGCGAAGCTCTATGGGAGCACAAGCAGGAAAGAGAGGGGATGACCACAGAGGAGAAGGCTATACCTTGCTAGCCACAATAGCAAATTTGTTAACTCGAGTGAAAGGTGCAAGAGCCATAAGTCCATATATGATCTGGGGCAACAGAAAGTGAGGATTAGAGAACAAAAAAAAGAGGACATTTAGatatgataaaaaaaactaatgAGGATACATCCACAGCTCATTAGTGATTACATTCAAACACAAAACTAAATTCTAATTATTACTTCTGGTGGTATACATTGAACCATTCATCTAGATattcgtgaaaaagaagaagtgATCGAGCCGCATGCTCGCATAGTCGCATGGACCTTTGCTGCATAATTGAAGGAACCGTATGTAGCCCAACACGAACATATTCTTCAACAGCATGGGTCACCAACCATTGGCACACACAAATTGCACGACCCAACAGGAACGCCGACAGTGGTCCCCGGCTGCTGGTTGCTGAAGCCAGCCAAAACACGAACCATCCGCATTGCATCACACCAGGGTCCATCACACTCACCCGACACCAACTACACCCGCAGCATCCATCCCATCACATCACCTCACCCAGCCGCACTCGCCCGCCCCCGGAATAAGCTAGCGTCGCCTCCCTCCGGCGTGGCGCGGCTCGCCTTGGCCGTGGCCCGGCCCCGGACCCCCCAATCATCCACCCCACGCGCGCACGGCGCTCACACGCAACGCGACGCCGAAAGAGGACGACGCCGTTGCCTCTGAACCTGTGAATGGTatagcaccagcaccagcaacCGTGTGTGTGATGAGTGCTTGCCGAGAACATGGTAGGCGAGAAAGTCGCAGGACTGAAAGGAGAAGAGAGATACAGTCTACAGGGATGTAGAGCTAGCTAGGGGCCCTAGAGAAAAGTAGGCCCAGGAAAAATGAACGGCGCCAACTCTCGGGCCAGGCACCATGCTGGTCTGGTGTACAAAAGAGAGGCCAGGCTGCCGCAGCCTCGCCACAGAAAATAgcagcctgcctgcctgcttgcttgcttcAGCTGGCTAGCCGGTAGCGCCTCTCACGACCTCACCTCCACCAGGGTTGTCGAGTTCTTCAGCTAGCTCCGGTCAGGTGACTGCACTGCACCTGGTCGATCTTGCCTCAGCAAGTGAGTGTTCTTGGCTCCTCTCGCTCGTCTCTCTGCTGAATTTTCTTGCTGTACGGTTCATCAGTTCGAGAGTTTCGGGTGCTACGAAGTAGAGAAGGAAACCACCCTTGTCTGAATCGATCTGGAGATCGAACTTGACGTGAGAGTCTCAATTGGGTGCCTGAAGTGACCTTGTGCTGATCGTTTCCTCTGCTAGCTTGAGCACCTACTCACCTACTATGCGTCGTTTCTCTCTCCAATGGCATGCTTGCGTTGTAGAAGAATGACTCTGTTCGTTTGGGGCCAGCTCGAGAAGGTTTTGCTGTCTCCTCGCCGGATAGGATGAGCAGCCCCGACTGTCTTTGACGTGATTTTGATTTGGTGACCACACGAGTCATGTCTTTGCCAGCTTTTCTCTTCCAGGCTCGCGTTCATTTTGACCTTGGAATTATATATCGCACGTTTGTTTCACACTTTCTCTGTCCCAAGTTGAGTGCGAAACCCAACCTTTCAAGTAGTAGCTTACTTGTATTCCTCCCAACTCTTCGTCAAGTACCATCATAGGCTCTAGGGCCCTGACCTTGCTGCACTTCCAGTCAACCACCATCCACatatttatatgcaaattgAAGGTTGTTTTCCTGTGCCTCTTCTAGATCAAGTTCCAATGGAGGAAGGCTCCAGAGGGAGAGCTCCTTCCACTCCTCAACTGCTAGACCTCATCCGAGGCGAAGGAGAACGGAAGGTGATCGGAGAGGCAGGAGAACAAGGGAGATCAGCAAGAACCACAAGCTATGAAGCCGAGGAGGACaccaagctggagctgaagctCGGCCTCCCTGGTGTCCACGACGAGGAGAGAGCAGCCGGCCCGAGAGAGAAGATGGAGCAACAACAGGAGAGCTGCACAGCACTCTCCCTTGGTTGCTTCCCATCACATTCGAGGCTCGCCACTAACACTGCTACTACCACGGGAGCAAAGAGAGGGTTCTTCGCCACCGTTGGTGCCAAGCCAGAAGGTAAGTACAAAGGAAATCAAAACATGCAACCGTTTATTAGTTCACAAATAAAGCTGCAATCTCCTTTTGTTTCTGACATCTTTTTTCTGTGCgatttctgaaggttgtaaTCAGAGGCACCAGGACAGGGAAGGGTGTGGGAATGAGTTAACATTGGGAGGTGAAAACATGGCAGGTGAGAGGAAGAAAGGGTGCTGTCCCCCGCCGTCGTCGCATGACTCGGCTGCTGGGCCTGTGCACAGAAGCAGCAACCCCCACCAGGGGAGGTGAGGACACGCCTGTTTTACTGGCTTTCCCGTCTTTTTGTGCTCTCAGCTATGGAGGCTATGCTTGTTTATTTTTGTCATCGCGTATGCGTGATCTCTGGAAAGGATTACGTAGTTTAGTGTTTCTGTCTGTCTCAGCTTTACTTGTTGATCCTGGCTTTCTGGATCAATTATGAAAGCAAGTCAGTTCAGGAAATTACGTCGCATAATTAGAGATGCGGCTACATGATTCAAATATTTAGTTTGTTGACAACTACGTTTGCCTATCTCATGAAATATGTTTAGTTTTAAAAGAACTGAGACTTACTGAAACTCACCAGTGCTCTGATCCAATGTAGAGGTGCTGTTCTTCCAGTGATCGGTTGGCCTCCAGTCCGGTCCTTCAGGAGAAACCTCACAAATGGCAGTTCATCTAAGCAATCCCCTGAACGACCAAACGATGAAGCTGGTGACAAGGCGAAGCTAACCTGCAAGAGGAGCCCGCTTGTCAAAATAAACATGGACGGCAATCCCATTGGAAGGAAAATAGACCTCGCAGCATACGACAACTATCAGAAGCTGTCATCTGCCGTCGAAGAGTTGTTTTCTGGTTTTCTTGAAGGTACAAATGAAAGAACAGACCACAGAAAACAATACTCCGtcaatttttttataaagacGAATGCTTGCGTATCTAAATAGCACCAATCAGAAGCATCTTTTTTACTTCTAAAATGTTTTTTGGTTCTGCAGCTCAAAAAGATTTGGACTGTACTAAAAGTGGAGAGCAAGGAGCGGAAGAGAAAATATTTTCAGGGTTGTTGGATGGAACTGGTGAATACACTCTAGTTTATGAAGACAATGGAGGGAGCAGGACACCAGTTGGGGACCTACCATGGAAGtaagcctcctctgttcctttCTCTTTCTATGTATATCATAATTCACACACTGACACCTAGTAGCTTTCTGTAAGTTTCTTAAGCACAAGGAACACTACATTgcacatcattttttttatcaccTTCAGCTACAATCTGCCTTATTAATTTACAAGTGCAGTTATTTTATACTTTTGTCAAATTTGAGAAGGCCAATTCAAAACCATGCTGGTGTCCTATCTTAATTAAATTGTTTCCTAATTCCTGCAGTGTATTTGTTTCTATCGCTAAGAGGTTGAGGGTTATGAAAAGTTCGGAGCTTCCCCATGTTCTGGTAAGTAGGGTGCAGATTGAAGCTGTCTTTGGTTTCCCATAATGGAAATTCAAAACTTAATCTCTGgttaaatatgtataaattaaatTATTTTATGTGCGGCATAAATCCCTGATATTGTTTTAGTTCCTCAATCCCAGGTTTCCCACTCATTTATATTTTTAACTTTTGTTTACAGACTAAAACTGCTTCTGGGAGGGCAGCAGATCACTGATATGGGCCCATCGTCCAGCCATTGGATCATGCAAGCTGTGTCAATCACCGGCTTCCTTTAGATGACTCCTTTTCTCTTGTAGAGATAAATCTAATAAGATAAATGTTAACAAACTGCAGATGCCTAAATGCACTGCACATTTTGTAATTTTCCTTCGATTTCAGATATAGCTATTCGGCATGATCTATTATTAGGTTTACTAAAGCTGAAGAATGTGCTTTTAGTGTGATGTGACAACTTTCAACTAACAACGCTGAGCTGAAAAAAGGCATACATAATGTTCAGATCACAATGGTGAGTGTTTGCTAACCAATAGAACAAGTAAACAACCATGGGAGGCTGATAGCTCATCAATAATGGAGGAGCAACGTCGTGTTGAATTTCCAAATGCTAGGGGGTGTAGAGTCAAATCATGCCAATTCCGCCCTAGAAAATTCAACACAACGTTTTCAGGTCAAAGTATTTGTCACAAGCACCATGACGAGTACTCTGACCTGATTCCAACTTTAAATAGTAAAGATCTGCGAGAAGTATGAGATATACCTACCTGTAATTTCACTATTGAAACACCACTATTCATCGACAGCCAGCTTGTTTGTGATCGGAAGCTCCATCTGCAGATAATCAATAACTGTTAGTTTTTTTAGAGATTAGAACTGTAAGTTATACATAAAGCATGGGACAACAGGCCAAAAAACAGCCATTTCTTTTTCTGCTGCAGATGGAAATATTCACTGCCATTCTTCCAGCCTTGGAATTGGGGACAAAGGAAAGGTCCCTGTCACTGGACCACCCCTGAATACCGAATGGCGGAAAAGAGGAAGAGACGGTGTGGATTACGAAAGAATCTTTAGCTCCTTTTGTTGTGTCCTTCCCAAACATCTGTATCCCCCGTGTTGTGTGCTAATATGTCACCAGCGTATATTTTAGTTGCTAGGCTAAATGCTATATTGCCTTTGCAAGAACATTGTATTGGAGCAGGTGAAAGCAGCATCAGTACAAAAATTAAGCATGCCAATTGCCCACTCCTTGGCTTATCCATATAAATACTAGTTGTGCAAACATTTTAAGCATTATGTCAGCCTGCTCTTGCCTGAACTACTGCATTCCAGTATTCTACTCTTGAAAACAGCTTGTCAGACAAATACATATGTACCGTGGTGGACTGAGATGCTATGTGAACATGCTAGTGGAGACTGCAAAGGTCACAAAAAAAGGTTTTTTAAATGGTTCCGTAGATGGTAAAGATGAGCAGCTAATTGAGATTCTCATATCAGCAGAAAGGATATGATCCGAACAATTCAGCTTCGTCAGACAGCTCTTGGTTTCTCCATAAAAAGTTGAACAGTCCTAGTCTAATCATAGGAGCCATACCAGCATGCATAGTTATTCATCATCAATGTTCAATCATAGGATCCAGATCCGTACCAGTATGTATAGTTTATTCATCACCATTGTCCTAGTATATAAGTACCTAATGCCTCAAAAGACATAACTGGTCCCTGCTTTTCTGCAGCTGGTTAGACTGTAGTGAGACTCCTAGGATGAAGATATCATGCATAACAATAACAATCTGGACATAGAGGTTATACATGAACGTGCAGAAAAATAAGAACCGTCTGCATATCCAGTAAAATACATGGTCATAAGCCAATTGATGCAAAACACTTGATAATGTCAGGTGGTAGTATATCTATCATGCACTAATCATGTCATACTTATATTGTGTAATTCATCAGAAGAAATGATTGTGGGAAGTATGGGCTAAAATCATCCGGGAGACTGACTTAGGATCACAACCAGGAACCTTTAACAGGACGGATAGATAGATAACTATGAGTGGCAAAAATAGCGAGCATCTCTTTTCCAGAAAGAGGATAGATCGAATTTAGACTCGCTGAAAATAACTGTTCGATGACAGCCATCAAGTTGGCGCATTGTGAACGGATAAAATCAAAGCATAGACAGTTCAGGTAAGTGCAACCAAAGAAAAGACTTTACAGCACGATAAGCAAAGATGTGGTGCTAAGCAGCTCTGTCCTCTGAGAGGTACGAATGCTAGAAACATGCAAAGTTGACAAATCTGATAAGTTAGGCATTGCACCAAAGAACAGCTTCGGTAGGTCCAGATTGTGCCCCCTATTTCGCCAGGTGGCCCAGTTAAAATAAGGCATAGACCACACAAAACAATGGATAAGGATTTCTTAATCCTTATCTCTGTTTGTTCGATACCAGGCAGAAAGAGATGACGAGATCCACACTTTATATCTGCACCAACCAAaatatataatattttcatttgGTACTTTTAATATTTTCGGAAGAACAAATTAATGTTTGTTACTTGTACTGGCGGCTTATCCTCATTTCCTGAACTCTCTAGTCAAGCGGCCCATGTTTTTCATTACTATAACAGTGATCTGCTATTGGTCTATCACATCCTGCAGCTACAGGTAATGGGACTTGACAACTCGACTGACTTCCTTGTCTAAACATTATTGTTTAAAATTATCCACTAGTACAATTTTGAACACATGAAAGCATCATGCAGCTGAAGGAAAACGCCTGTAAAATCTAAAATAAAAGGCCAGCATAAAGGAAGAGTGCCACTAACCCGAACAAGACAATTGTTAATCTGTCATGGGATACAATCCACAGATGGGACGACTCTTTCTTGTACTTGTTAATCTAATATATACTTTGCTAATCTTCCTAGCCTGCAAACAGAAGGCGTCTGGGGTATTGATGTACAGTGCGACCTGCAACTCAACTAAGCAGTAAGACGGTTCATTGTCACTTTGCCCTGATACTACGTGAGAT harbors:
- the LOC117847103 gene encoding auxin-responsive protein IAA18 isoform X1, coding for MEEGSRGRAPSTPQLLDLIRGEGERKVIGEAGEQGRSARTTSYEAEEDTKLELKLGLPGVHDEERAAGPREKMEQQQESCTALSLGCFPSHSRLATNTATTTGAKRGFFATVGAKPEGCNQRHQDREGCGNELTLGGENMAGERKKGCCPPPSSHDSAAGPVHRSSNPHQGSALIQCRGAVLPVIGWPPVRSFRRNLTNGSSSKQSPERPNDEAGDKAKLTCKRSPLVKINMDGNPIGRKIDLAAYDNYQKLSSAVEELFSGFLEAQKDLDCTKSGEQGAEEKIFSGLLDGTGEYTLVYEDNGGSRTPVGDLPWNVFVSIAKRLRVMKSSELPHVLTKTASGRAADH
- the LOC117847103 gene encoding auxin-responsive protein IAA18 isoform X2, with amino-acid sequence MEEGSRGRAPSTPQLLDLIRGEGERKVIGEAGEQGRSARTTSYEAEEDTKLELKLGLPGVHDEERAAGPREKMEQQQESCTALSLGCFPSHSRLATNTATTTGAKRGFFATVGAKPEGCNQRHQDREGCGNELTLGGENMAGERKKGCCPPPSSHDSAAGPVHRSSNPHQGRGAVLPVIGWPPVRSFRRNLTNGSSSKQSPERPNDEAGDKAKLTCKRSPLVKINMDGNPIGRKIDLAAYDNYQKLSSAVEELFSGFLEAQKDLDCTKSGEQGAEEKIFSGLLDGTGEYTLVYEDNGGSRTPVGDLPWNVFVSIAKRLRVMKSSELPHVLTKTASGRAADH